A genome region from Bradyrhizobium sp. WSM1417 includes the following:
- a CDS encoding LamB/YcsF family protein yields MKTIDLNCDLGEGFGAWEMGNDAAMIELASSVNVACGFHAGDPDIMRRTVELAKARGVSVGAHPGYRDLHGFGRHPIAGLKASEIENLVAYQIGALQAIATAAGHKVTHVKAHGALSNVACEDDMTAKAIAAGIKAVDPSLIFVVLANSKLVKAGEAANLPMVHEVFADRAYEDDGNLVSRKKPGAVLHDAKAIADRVVRMVQDGAVVSVMGKVIKMRTDTVCIHGDTPGAVDIARGLRQALKDAGIEVAPFKRGA; encoded by the coding sequence ATGAAGACGATCGATCTCAATTGCGATCTCGGCGAAGGTTTTGGCGCGTGGGAGATGGGCAACGACGCCGCCATGATCGAGCTGGCGAGCTCGGTCAACGTCGCCTGCGGCTTCCATGCCGGCGACCCGGATATCATGCGCCGGACGGTCGAGCTGGCGAAAGCGCGCGGCGTCTCGGTCGGCGCGCATCCTGGCTATCGCGACCTGCACGGCTTCGGTCGCCATCCGATCGCAGGCCTGAAAGCCTCCGAGATCGAGAACCTCGTCGCCTACCAGATCGGTGCCCTGCAGGCGATCGCGACCGCGGCGGGCCACAAGGTCACGCATGTGAAGGCGCATGGCGCCCTCTCCAACGTCGCCTGCGAGGACGACATGACGGCGAAGGCGATCGCCGCCGGCATCAAGGCGGTCGACCCCAGCCTGATCTTCGTCGTGCTCGCCAATTCGAAGCTGGTGAAGGCCGGCGAAGCCGCCAATCTGCCGATGGTGCATGAGGTGTTCGCCGACCGCGCCTATGAGGATGACGGCAATCTCGTCTCGCGCAAGAAGCCGGGTGCGGTGCTGCATGACGCCAAGGCCATCGCCGACCGCGTGGTGCGCATGGTGCAGGACGGCGCGGTGGTCTCGGTCATGGGCAAGGTCATCAAGATGCGCACCGACACGGTCTGCATCCATGGCGATACGCCGGGCGCCGTCGACATCGCGCGCGGCCTGCGGCAGGCTTTGAAGGACGCAGGGATCGAGGTCGCGCCGTTCAAGCGCGGGGCGTGA
- a CDS encoding sulfite reductase subunit alpha: MNQISPPPKLDIIPTSAPFSDAQRSWLNGFFAGLLSPEAAAPLSAEQGAAVMQAGDGDDGEAPWHDQTMPIADRMKLAEGRPVRRKMMAAMAQQDCGQCGYNCHDYSEAIASRSEARLNLCVPGGKETARMLKSLHEELDKAPAAKPADKQDTVAAPAVTVTIAEPGRSRDNPVAATFLSRRLLNKGKSEKETYHVEFDLSESKLDYVVGDSFGVFARNELGLVDQVIALLGASHTTKVNGKTLREVLIDDVSLSPAPDTLFELLSFITGGAQRERARALAQGEDPDGDAATLDVMAALQKFSGTRPHPEAFVEALEPLQPRLYSISSSHNATPGKLSLTVDSVRYVIGKRKRIGVASTFLGERIAEGEKLKVYVQKAHNFGLPQDPKTPIIMIGPGTGIAPFRAFLFDRKATGAPGKNWLFFGHQRSDCDFFYQEELNAMKTSGLLTRMSLAWSRDGEKKFYVQDRMREVGRELWTWLAEGAHLYICGDAKRMAKDVERALVDIVAQFGARSTDEAVSFVAELKKTGRFQADVY; encoded by the coding sequence ATGAACCAGATCAGCCCTCCACCCAAACTCGACATCATTCCCACCAGCGCCCCGTTCTCCGACGCGCAACGCTCCTGGCTGAACGGCTTTTTTGCCGGGCTGCTGTCGCCTGAGGCAGCCGCGCCGCTGTCGGCCGAGCAGGGCGCCGCTGTCATGCAAGCCGGTGACGGCGACGACGGTGAAGCGCCATGGCACGACCAGACCATGCCGATCGCCGATCGGATGAAGCTCGCCGAAGGGCGCCCCGTGCGGCGCAAGATGATGGCGGCGATGGCGCAGCAGGATTGCGGGCAGTGCGGCTACAATTGCCACGACTATTCGGAGGCGATCGCGAGCCGCAGTGAAGCGCGGCTCAACCTTTGTGTCCCCGGCGGCAAGGAAACCGCGCGGATGCTGAAGTCGCTGCACGAAGAGCTGGACAAGGCGCCGGCGGCAAAGCCGGCTGACAAGCAAGACACGGTCGCGGCCCCCGCCGTGACCGTGACTATCGCCGAGCCCGGCCGCTCGCGCGACAACCCTGTTGCGGCGACCTTCCTGTCGCGCCGTCTTCTCAACAAGGGAAAGTCGGAGAAGGAAACCTATCACGTCGAGTTCGATCTGTCCGAGAGTAAGCTCGACTATGTCGTCGGTGACAGTTTTGGCGTGTTCGCGCGCAACGAGCTCGGTCTCGTCGACCAGGTCATCGCCTTGCTTGGCGCGTCCCACACCACCAAGGTCAACGGCAAGACGCTGCGCGAGGTGCTGATCGACGACGTCTCGCTGTCGCCGGCGCCCGACACGTTGTTCGAGCTGCTCTCGTTCATCACCGGCGGCGCGCAGCGCGAGAGGGCGCGGGCACTGGCGCAGGGCGAAGATCCCGATGGCGATGCCGCCACGCTCGACGTCATGGCGGCGCTGCAGAAGTTTTCAGGCACGCGGCCGCATCCCGAAGCCTTCGTGGAGGCGCTCGAGCCGCTGCAGCCGCGGCTCTATTCGATCTCGTCCTCGCACAATGCGACGCCTGGAAAGTTGTCGCTGACAGTGGATTCCGTGCGCTACGTGATCGGCAAGCGTAAGCGCATCGGCGTCGCCTCGACCTTCCTTGGCGAGCGCATCGCGGAGGGCGAGAAGCTCAAGGTCTATGTGCAGAAGGCGCACAATTTCGGCCTGCCGCAGGATCCGAAGACGCCGATCATCATGATCGGCCCCGGCACCGGCATTGCGCCGTTCCGCGCCTTTCTGTTCGACCGCAAGGCGACGGGTGCGCCCGGCAAGAACTGGCTGTTCTTCGGCCATCAGCGCAGCGATTGCGACTTCTTCTACCAAGAGGAGCTCAACGCGATGAAGACCTCGGGCCTGCTCACGCGCATGTCGCTGGCCTGGTCGCGCGACGGCGAGAAGAAGTTCTATGTGCAGGACCGCATGCGCGAGGTCGGCCGCGAGCTGTGGACGTGGCTCGCCGAGGGGGCGCATCTCTACATCTGCGGCGATGCCAAGCGCATGGCCAAGGACGTCGAGCGCGCATTGGTCGATATCGTCGCCCAGTTCGGGGCGCGCTCGACCGACGAAGCCGTCAGTTTTGTCGCCGAGCTCAAGAAGACCGGCCGCTTCCAGGCTGACGTCTACTAG
- a CDS encoding NirA family protein, whose amino-acid sequence MKIDTVSVDFTDDQKRYLEGFTTGLQISRVGRGLGGGAGKANAEPTGPDAVHIKAQDKVIAVGKKLADQEKVKRDEHPFDAYPRLRQQALENTPPSPADNFRWRYYGIFYVAPTQDSYMCRLRIPNGIMKHWQLASLADLADETCGPYSHVTTRANLQLREIPPKNAVKLIEGIQDLGLCSRGSGADNIRNVTGTPTAGIDPQELIDTRPYAREWHYHILNDRSLYGLPRKFNVAFDGAGKIAVLEETNDIAFTAVEVKDGFGVEPAIWFRLGLGGITGHKDFAKYSGIVVKPEDATAVADAIVRVFIEHGDRTNRNKARLKYVLDAMGHEDFLKLVEERLNTPFTRVPEEAFAPRPAADRMAHVGVHKQKQDGLNWIGVSLTLGKISCDQMRGLAKVARDLGDGEIRLTVWQNLLISGVRDENVELAVAAIKQIGLAVEASHIRAGLIACTGNAGCRFAASNTKRHAADIGDWCEPRVEMDKPVNIHVTGCHHSCAQHYISDIGLIGARVPVNEEDTVEGYHLFTGGGFGPDADVGQEVYHDLKAEDAPKTVEGLLKAYIAHRSSPDETFLSFARRHDGETLRKLADAQVSA is encoded by the coding sequence ATGAAAATCGACACCGTCTCAGTCGACTTTACCGACGACCAGAAACGCTACCTCGAAGGCTTCACGACCGGTCTGCAGATCAGTCGCGTCGGTCGCGGTCTCGGCGGCGGCGCCGGCAAGGCGAACGCGGAGCCCACCGGTCCCGATGCCGTGCACATCAAGGCGCAGGACAAGGTCATCGCCGTGGGCAAGAAGCTCGCCGACCAGGAGAAGGTCAAGCGCGACGAGCATCCCTTCGATGCCTATCCGCGTCTCCGCCAGCAGGCGCTCGAGAATACGCCGCCGAGCCCGGCGGACAATTTCCGCTGGCGCTATTACGGCATCTTCTACGTCGCGCCGACGCAGGACTCCTACATGTGCCGTCTGCGCATTCCGAACGGCATCATGAAGCACTGGCAGCTGGCCAGCCTTGCCGACCTCGCCGATGAAACGTGCGGGCCCTACAGCCACGTCACGACGCGCGCCAACCTGCAGCTTCGCGAGATCCCGCCGAAGAACGCCGTCAAGCTGATCGAGGGCATTCAGGACCTCGGCCTGTGCTCGCGCGGCTCCGGCGCCGACAACATCCGCAACGTGACGGGAACGCCGACGGCCGGCATCGATCCGCAGGAGCTGATCGACACGCGGCCTTATGCGCGCGAGTGGCACTACCACATCCTGAACGATCGCTCGTTGTATGGCTTGCCGCGCAAGTTCAACGTCGCCTTCGACGGCGCCGGCAAGATCGCCGTGCTCGAAGAGACCAACGACATCGCTTTCACGGCGGTCGAGGTGAAGGACGGTTTCGGCGTCGAGCCCGCAATCTGGTTCCGGCTCGGTCTCGGCGGCATCACCGGCCACAAGGATTTTGCGAAATATTCCGGCATCGTCGTCAAGCCTGAAGACGCTACTGCCGTTGCCGACGCCATCGTGCGCGTCTTCATCGAGCACGGCGATCGCACCAACCGCAACAAGGCGCGGTTGAAATACGTGCTCGACGCGATGGGCCATGAGGATTTCCTCAAGCTGGTCGAAGAGCGGCTGAACACCCCATTCACGCGCGTGCCGGAAGAGGCGTTTGCGCCACGGCCGGCCGCGGACCGCATGGCGCATGTCGGCGTGCACAAGCAGAAGCAGGACGGCCTCAACTGGATCGGCGTGTCGCTGACACTCGGGAAGATCAGCTGCGATCAGATGCGGGGCCTCGCCAAGGTGGCGCGGGACCTCGGCGACGGCGAAATCCGTCTGACCGTCTGGCAGAACCTGCTGATATCAGGGGTGCGCGACGAGAATGTTGAGCTCGCCGTCGCGGCGATCAAGCAGATCGGGCTCGCGGTCGAGGCGTCCCACATTCGCGCCGGCCTGATCGCCTGCACCGGCAATGCCGGTTGCCGCTTTGCCGCCTCCAACACCAAGCGCCACGCCGCCGATATCGGCGACTGGTGCGAGCCGCGCGTCGAGATGGACAAACCGGTCAACATCCACGTCACCGGCTGCCACCATTCCTGCGCCCAGCACTACATCAGCGACATCGGCCTGATCGGGGCGCGCGTGCCCGTCAACGAGGAGGACACGGTGGAGGGCTATCATCTCTTCACCGGCGGCGGCTTCGGTCCTGACGCCGACGTCGGGCAGGAGGTCTACCACGACCTCAAGGCCGAAGACGCACCGAAGACGGTCGAAGGGCTGCTCAAGGCCTATATCGCACATCGCTCGTCTCCCGACGAAACCTTCCTGTCCTTTGCGCGCCGCCATGACGGCGAAACGCTGCGCAAGCTTGCCGATGCACAGGTGTCCGCATGA
- a CDS encoding CmpA/NrtA family ABC transporter substrate-binding protein — translation MTAPLRIGFIPLVDAAALIVAVDKGFAAAEGLEVELVREVSWSNVRDKLNIGLFDAAHLLAPVAIASSLGLGHVKVPIAAPFNLGINGNAITVSPALHAALMEEIDGDRFDPLATAKALARVVAKRRKAGADPLTFGMTFPFSTHNYQLRFWMAAAGVDPDEDVRLVVLPPPYMVDSLANGHVDAFCVGAPWNSIAVDLGIGHILHFVSDILAHAAEKVLALRQVWADKNPDVVASLVRAAVKAADFIEHPENRTEAAQILAQPERIGVDAEVIQRTLTGRLKISPDGTFRESGSYLLVGREEAGRPDPVQAAWLYAQMVRWGQTTLTPDGVKTAMAVFRPDLYDGALGRRPPAQAPAAFGAFAGPAFDPANIRGHLEAFEVGRWKT, via the coding sequence ATGACCGCTCCCCTCCGCATCGGGTTCATTCCGCTGGTCGATGCCGCAGCGCTGATCGTTGCGGTCGACAAGGGATTTGCCGCGGCCGAAGGGCTCGAGGTCGAGCTGGTCCGCGAGGTCTCCTGGTCCAACGTCCGCGACAAGCTCAATATCGGCTTGTTTGACGCCGCGCATCTGCTCGCGCCCGTCGCGATTGCGTCCTCACTCGGTCTCGGCCACGTCAAGGTGCCGATCGCGGCGCCCTTCAATCTCGGCATCAACGGCAATGCGATCACGGTGTCGCCGGCGCTTCATGCCGCGCTGATGGAGGAGATCGACGGCGACCGCTTCGATCCGCTCGCCACGGCAAAAGCGTTGGCGCGTGTGGTTGCCAAGCGGCGCAAGGCGGGGGCCGATCCGTTGACCTTCGGCATGACCTTCCCGTTCTCGACCCACAATTATCAATTGCGGTTCTGGATGGCGGCAGCCGGCGTCGATCCCGACGAGGACGTGCGGCTGGTGGTGCTGCCGCCGCCCTATATGGTCGACAGTCTCGCCAATGGTCATGTCGATGCGTTCTGCGTCGGCGCGCCCTGGAATTCGATCGCGGTCGATCTCGGGATCGGCCACATCCTGCATTTCGTCTCCGACATCCTGGCCCATGCGGCGGAGAAGGTGCTGGCGCTCCGCCAGGTCTGGGCCGACAAGAATCCGGACGTGGTCGCCAGCCTGGTGCGCGCGGCGGTAAAAGCCGCCGACTTCATCGAGCATCCGGAAAACCGGACCGAAGCGGCGCAGATCCTGGCGCAGCCCGAGCGGATCGGCGTCGATGCCGAAGTCATCCAGCGCACCCTCACAGGACGCCTCAAGATTTCGCCGGACGGCACCTTTCGCGAGAGCGGCAGCTACCTTCTGGTGGGACGCGAGGAAGCGGGGCGCCCAGATCCGGTCCAGGCCGCCTGGCTCTACGCGCAGATGGTACGCTGGGGGCAGACGACGCTAACGCCCGACGGGGTCAAGACGGCGATGGCCGTGTTCAGGCCCGATCTCTACGACGGCGCCCTCGGCCGCCGGCCGCCCGCCCAGGCCCCCGCGGCATTCGGCGCATTCGCCGGCCCCGCTTTCGATCCCGCCAATATTCGGGGGCATCTTGAAGCCTTCGAGGTGGGCCGCTGGAAGACGTGA
- a CDS encoding ANTAR domain-containing response regulator gives MSAEQSPKIVIVDESPIRAAILEEGLREAGFTQIVHISEMQSLLARIYAVDPDIILIDLENPSRDVLEAMFQVSRAVKRPIAMFVDQSDSSSIQASVEAGVSAYIVDGLRKERIKPILDLCVSRFNAFAKLQEELERTKSQLEDRKVIEKAKGILMKVKGLTEDEAYVLLRSTAMREKKKIGEIAQSIITASEMLK, from the coding sequence ATGAGCGCCGAACAGTCGCCCAAAATCGTGATCGTCGACGAAAGCCCGATCCGGGCTGCGATCCTCGAGGAAGGGTTGCGTGAGGCCGGATTCACGCAGATCGTCCATATCAGCGAGATGCAGAGCCTGCTCGCCCGTATTTATGCGGTCGATCCCGACATCATTCTAATCGATCTGGAAAACCCCAGCCGCGACGTGCTGGAAGCGATGTTCCAGGTCAGCCGCGCCGTGAAGCGGCCGATCGCGATGTTCGTCGACCAGAGCGATTCATCCTCGATCCAGGCCTCGGTCGAGGCGGGGGTCTCCGCCTATATCGTCGACGGCCTGAGGAAGGAGCGCATCAAGCCGATCCTCGACCTCTGCGTGTCGCGCTTCAATGCCTTCGCAAAACTCCAGGAGGAACTGGAGCGTACCAAGTCGCAGCTCGAGGATCGCAAGGTCATCGAGAAGGCCAAGGGCATCCTGATGAAGGTGAAGGGCCTGACCGAGGACGAGGCCTATGTGCTGCTGCGCTCCACCGCGATGCGCGAGAAGAAGAAAATCGGCGAGATCGCCCAGTCAATCATCACCGCGTCGGAGATGCTGAAATGA
- the rimO gene encoding 30S ribosomal protein S12 methylthiotransferase RimO — protein sequence MDQTAAPKVSFVSLGCPKALVDSERIITRLRAEGYELARKHDGADIVIVNTCGFLDSAKQESLSAIGEAMAENGKVIVTGCMGAEPEQIEQAYPGVLSITGPQQYESVLDAVHRALPPAHNPHLDLVPPQGIKLTPRHYAYLKISEGCNNRCTFCIIPKLRGDLVSRPANDVLREAERLVGAGVKELLVISQDTSAYGVDLKYAESPWKDRQVRAKFIDLARELGELGAWVRLQYVYPYPHVDEVIALMNEGKVLPYLDIPFQHASPEVLKAMKRPAAQDKTLARIKRWREQCPDLALRSTFIVGFPGETDADFAYLLDWLDEAEIDRLGCFKYEPVAGATANAIENPVPEEIKQERYNALMARQQRISARRLKRKVGTRQQIIIDEVGPTVSKGRSKADAPEIDGAVYLSSRRPLRVGEIVTAKIERADQYDLHGSVAGF from the coding sequence ATGGATCAGACGGCTGCGCCCAAGGTCAGCTTCGTGTCGCTCGGGTGCCCCAAGGCTTTGGTGGATTCCGAGCGCATCATTACGCGCCTGCGCGCCGAGGGCTACGAGCTCGCCCGCAAGCATGACGGGGCCGACATCGTCATCGTCAACACCTGCGGCTTCCTCGACAGCGCCAAGCAGGAATCACTCTCGGCGATCGGCGAGGCCATGGCCGAGAACGGCAAGGTGATCGTGACCGGCTGCATGGGCGCGGAACCCGAGCAGATCGAGCAGGCCTATCCCGGCGTGCTCTCCATCACCGGCCCGCAGCAATATGAGAGCGTGCTGGACGCCGTGCATCGCGCGCTGCCGCCCGCCCACAATCCGCATCTCGATCTGGTGCCGCCGCAAGGCATCAAGCTGACGCCGCGGCACTATGCCTATTTGAAGATTTCCGAGGGCTGCAACAACCGCTGCACCTTCTGCATCATTCCAAAACTGCGTGGCGACCTCGTCTCACGTCCGGCCAACGACGTGCTGCGCGAGGCCGAGCGCCTGGTCGGCGCCGGCGTCAAGGAGCTGCTGGTGATCTCGCAGGACACCTCGGCCTACGGCGTCGATCTCAAATACGCCGAGAGCCCGTGGAAGGATCGCCAGGTCCGCGCCAAGTTCATCGACCTCGCGCGCGAGCTCGGCGAGCTCGGCGCCTGGGTGCGGCTGCAATATGTCTACCCCTACCCGCACGTCGACGAGGTCATCGCGCTGATGAACGAGGGCAAGGTGCTGCCCTATCTCGACATCCCGTTCCAGCACGCGAGCCCCGAGGTGCTGAAGGCGATGAAGCGCCCGGCGGCGCAGGACAAGACGCTGGCGCGCATCAAGCGCTGGCGCGAGCAATGTCCTGACCTCGCTTTGCGCTCGACCTTCATCGTCGGCTTTCCCGGCGAAACTGATGCGGACTTTGCCTATCTGCTCGACTGGCTGGACGAGGCCGAGATCGATCGGCTCGGCTGCTTCAAATACGAGCCCGTCGCTGGCGCCACGGCGAATGCGATCGAGAATCCCGTGCCGGAAGAGATCAAGCAGGAGCGCTACAACGCGCTGATGGCTCGTCAGCAGAGGATTTCCGCACGCAGGCTGAAGCGCAAGGTCGGCACCCGCCAGCAGATCATCATCGACGAGGTCGGCCCGACCGTCTCAAAAGGCCGCTCCAAGGCCGATGCGCCGGAGATCGACGGCGCCGTCTACCTGTCGAGCCGCCGCCCCTTGCGCGTTGGCGAGATCGTCACCGCCAAGATCGAGCGCGCCGACCAATACGACCTGCACGGCAGCGTCGCGGGATTCTGA
- a CDS encoding carboxymuconolactone decarboxylase family protein has protein sequence MTHASTQDESRFDRGQRALSRIDGSAGEKVVASLADIAPDFARYVIEFPFGDIYCRPDLGLRDREIATIAALTALGNAAPQLKVHLEAGLNVGLSRDEIVEIIMQMAVYAGFPAALNGLFAAKEVFTARDEQQASGEANGGSDVAVA, from the coding sequence ATGACGCACGCCTCAACACAAGACGAAAGCCGGTTCGATCGCGGCCAGCGGGCCCTGTCACGCATTGACGGCAGTGCCGGCGAAAAGGTCGTCGCTTCACTCGCCGACATAGCTCCGGATTTCGCACGATACGTGATCGAGTTTCCGTTCGGCGACATTTACTGCCGCCCGGACCTCGGCCTGCGCGATCGAGAGATCGCCACGATCGCCGCGCTGACGGCGCTCGGAAATGCCGCGCCTCAGCTCAAAGTCCATCTCGAGGCGGGTCTGAACGTCGGGCTGTCCCGCGACGAGATCGTGGAGATCATCATGCAGATGGCCGTCTATGCGGGTTTCCCGGCGGCGCTGAACGGGCTGTTCGCAGCCAAGGAAGTGTTCACCGCACGTGACGAACAGCAGGCGTCGGGAGAAGCGAACGGCGGGAGTGATGTTGCTGTGGCTTAG
- a CDS encoding MerR family transcriptional regulator, which translates to MKIGDLAKRTGLSTHTLRYYERIGLLPYADRDRSGQRDFDASILTWIAFLERLKTTGMPIRDMLRYAALRDEGDATGTSRRQILEVHREQVRTQIAELQECLLVLDTKIAGYASDEQRTKENDARLNTRRKPVRSRPAGPVTH; encoded by the coding sequence ATGAAGATCGGCGACCTCGCAAAACGAACCGGCCTGTCGACGCACACGCTGCGTTACTATGAGCGCATCGGGCTGCTTCCATACGCCGATCGGGATCGCTCCGGCCAGCGCGACTTTGACGCATCGATCCTCACATGGATCGCATTCCTTGAGCGGCTCAAGACCACGGGAATGCCGATCCGGGACATGTTGCGTTACGCGGCGCTTCGGGATGAAGGCGACGCTACTGGCACAAGCCGGCGGCAGATCCTGGAAGTCCACCGGGAACAGGTGCGCACGCAGATTGCCGAACTTCAGGAATGCCTGCTCGTCCTTGATACCAAGATCGCCGGCTATGCCAGCGATGAACAGAGGACGAAGGAAAATGACGCACGCCTCAACACAAGACGAAAGCCGGTTCGATCGCGGCCAGCGGGCCCTGTCACGCATTGA
- a CDS encoding acetylornithine transaminase produces the protein MTNATHPYDALMDITARPKAVFVRGAGSYLWDDSRNRYLDFVQGWAVNCLGHSPPAIADALAAQAKRLLTPSPAFYNEPSLKLAQALVANSAFDQVFFANSGAEANEGAIKLARKYGSIHRGGAFEIITFEGGFHGRTLATMSASGKKAFEPLFEPKVAGFKKAKLNDIASVEKLINDNTVAVMLEPIQGESGVWPASDQFLQELRALTNAHGLLLIFDEIQTGMGRTGKLFHYEHTGIAPDIMTLGKGIGGGVPLAALLATERAACFEQGDQGGTFNGNPIMCAVGLAVLDEVSKPDFLKAATETGLLLESELQKVSARHGLGEVRGRGLLLALDLKLPIAPGIVAQAFEAGVLLNAPQVDTLRFMPALNVTRAEIAEMIDCLDGILTRAGAARRVA, from the coding sequence ATGACCAACGCCACCCATCCGTATGACGCGTTGATGGACATTACCGCTCGGCCCAAGGCCGTGTTCGTCCGCGGCGCCGGTTCCTACCTCTGGGACGACAGCCGCAATCGCTATCTCGATTTCGTGCAGGGCTGGGCCGTCAACTGCCTCGGCCACTCCCCGCCCGCGATCGCCGACGCGCTTGCCGCGCAGGCCAAGCGGCTGCTGACGCCGAGCCCGGCCTTCTACAACGAGCCCAGCCTGAAGCTCGCGCAGGCCCTGGTCGCAAACAGCGCGTTCGATCAGGTGTTCTTCGCCAACTCGGGTGCGGAAGCCAATGAGGGCGCGATCAAGCTCGCGCGCAAATATGGCAGCATCCATAGAGGCGGCGCGTTCGAGATCATCACCTTCGAGGGCGGCTTTCACGGCCGCACGCTGGCGACCATGTCGGCCTCGGGCAAGAAGGCGTTTGAGCCGCTGTTCGAGCCGAAGGTCGCCGGTTTCAAGAAGGCGAAGCTCAACGACATCGCGTCGGTCGAAAAGCTGATCAACGACAACACCGTCGCCGTGATGCTCGAGCCGATCCAGGGTGAATCAGGCGTGTGGCCGGCGTCCGATCAGTTCTTGCAGGAGTTGCGCGCCCTCACCAATGCGCATGGCCTCCTCCTGATCTTCGATGAGATCCAGACCGGGATGGGCCGAACCGGCAAGCTCTTCCACTACGAGCACACGGGAATCGCGCCCGACATCATGACGCTCGGCAAGGGCATCGGCGGCGGCGTGCCGCTCGCGGCGCTGCTCGCGACCGAACGCGCCGCCTGCTTCGAGCAGGGCGACCAGGGCGGCACGTTCAACGGCAACCCGATCATGTGCGCGGTGGGGCTCGCGGTGCTCGACGAAGTCAGCAAGCCGGACTTCCTGAAGGCGGCGACCGAAACCGGCCTGCTGCTCGAAAGCGAGCTGCAGAAGGTCTCGGCGCGGCATGGGCTGGGCGAAGTGCGTGGCCGCGGCCTCCTGCTCGCGCTCGACCTCAAGCTGCCGATCGCACCCGGCATCGTCGCGCAGGCGTTCGAGGCCGGCGTGCTCCTCAACGCGCCGCAGGTCGACACGCTGCGCTTCATGCCGGCGCTGAACGTCACGCGGGCCGAGATCGCCGAGATGATCGATTGTCTCGACGGGATCTTGACCAGGGCCGGCGCGGCACGGCGCGTGGCGTAA
- a CDS encoding quinone oxidoreductase translates to MTKAVRVHKVGGPEALVYESVDVPAPGPGEVRIVQHAVGLNFIDVYYRTGLYKAPGLPFIAGNEASGEVVAVGPGVTNFHPGDRVAYYHNLGAYTAERNIPWERLVKLPDHITHEQGAVLMLKGLTVWYLLHKTFKVEPHHRVLIHAAAGGIGLLACQWARAMGAHVIGTVGSREKAALAEANGCDHVILYNEEDFVARVKQISRNEGCDVVYDGVGKATFPGSLSCLKPRGMFVSFGNASGPVPPFSIAELNTHGSLFATRPKLNDYIGTRKELLEGADTLFAAVINGKLHVPINHAYALKDAAKAHIDLESRKTTGASILKP, encoded by the coding sequence ATGACCAAAGCCGTCCGTGTGCACAAGGTCGGAGGCCCCGAAGCCCTGGTCTATGAGAGCGTCGATGTTCCGGCGCCCGGGCCCGGCGAGGTGCGCATCGTCCAGCATGCCGTCGGCCTGAACTTCATCGACGTCTATTACCGCACCGGCCTCTACAAGGCGCCGGGGCTGCCCTTCATCGCCGGCAACGAGGCCTCGGGCGAGGTCGTCGCGGTTGGGCCAGGCGTGACGAATTTCCATCCGGGCGACCGCGTCGCCTACTACCACAATCTCGGCGCCTATACCGCGGAGCGCAACATTCCCTGGGAGCGGCTGGTCAAGCTGCCGGACCACATCACCCACGAGCAGGGCGCCGTGCTGATGTTGAAGGGGCTGACGGTCTGGTATCTCCTGCACAAGACCTTCAAGGTCGAGCCGCATCATCGCGTGCTGATCCATGCCGCGGCCGGCGGCATCGGCCTGCTCGCCTGCCAATGGGCAAGAGCCATGGGCGCCCACGTCATCGGCACCGTCGGCTCGCGCGAAAAGGCTGCGCTTGCCGAGGCCAATGGCTGCGACCATGTGATCCTCTACAACGAGGAAGACTTCGTCGCGCGCGTCAAACAGATCAGCCGCAACGAGGGTTGCGACGTCGTCTATGACGGCGTCGGCAAGGCGACGTTCCCGGGCTCGCTGTCCTGCCTGAAGCCGCGCGGGATGTTCGTCTCCTTCGGCAATGCCTCGGGCCCGGTGCCGCCGTTCTCGATCGCCGAGCTCAACACCCACGGCTCGCTGTTTGCGACCCGGCCCAAGCTCAACGACTATATCGGTACCCGCAAGGAGTTGCTGGAAGGCGCCGACACGCTGTTCGCCGCCGTCATCAACGGCAAGCTGCACGTGCCGATCAATCATGCCTACGCGCTCAAGGACGCCGCCAAGGCGCATATCGATCTCGAAAGCCGCAAGACCACGGGCGCGTCGATCCTGAAGCCGTAA